A genomic stretch from Capricornis sumatraensis isolate serow.1 chromosome 4, serow.2, whole genome shotgun sequence includes:
- the PIP4K2C gene encoding phosphatidylinositol 5-phosphate 4-kinase type-2 gamma isoform X3, translating to MASSSVPPAAVPAATAAPGAGFGFASKTKKKHFVQQKVKVFRAADPLVGVFLWGVAHSINELSQVPPPVMLLPDDFKASSKIKVNNHLFHRENLPSHFKFKEYCPQVFRNLRDRFGIDDQDYLYIVKCHGNTLLPQFLGMYRVSVDNEDSYMLVMRNMFSHRLPVHRKYDLKGSLVSREASDKEKVKELPTLKDMDFLNKNQKVYIGEEEKKIFLEKLKRDVEFLVQLKIMDYSLLLGIHDITRGSEPEEDGPVREEESEGDGDCGLTGPPAPVGSYGTSPEGIGGYIHSHRPLGPGEFESFIDVYAIRSAEGAPQKEVYFMGLIDILTQYDAKKKAAHAAKTVKHGAGAEISTVHPEQYAKRFLDFITNIFA from the exons ATGGCGTCCTCCTCGGTCCCGCCGGCCGCTGTCCCGGCGGCGACAGCGGCCCCCGGCGCGGGTTTCGGCTTCGCCTCCAAAACCAAGAAGAAGCATTTCGTGCAGCAGAAGGTGAAGGTGTTCCGGGCGGCCGATCCGCTGGTGGGCGTGTTCCTGTGGGGCGTAGCCCACTCG ATCAATGAGCTCAGCCAGGTGCCTCCCCCGGTGATGCTGCTGCCAGATGACTTTAAGGCTAGCTCCAAGATCAAGGTCAACAATCACCTTTTCCACAG GGAAAATCTGCCCAGTCATTTCAAGTTCAAGGAATATTGTCCCCAAGTCTTCAGGAACCTGCGTGATCGATTTGGTATTGATGACCAGGATTACTTG TATATTGTGAAGTGTCATGGCAACACATTGCTGCCCCAGTTCCTGGGGATGTACCGGGTTAGCGTGGACAATGAAGACAGCTACATGCTCGTGATGCGCAACATGTTTAGCCACCGTCTTCCTGTGCACAGGAAGTATGACCTCAAG GGCTCCCTAGTGTCCCGGGAAGCCAGCGATAAGGAGAAG GTTAAGGAACTGCCCACCCTTAAGGATATGGACTTTCTCAACAAGAACCAGAAAGTTTATATTGGTGAAGAGGAGAAGAAAATCTTTCTAGAGAAGCTAAAGAGAGATGTGGAG TTCCTAGTGCAGCTGAAGatcatggactacagcctcctTCTGGGCATCCACGACATCACACGGGGCTCTGAGCCGGAGGAGGACGGGCCGGTGCGGGAGGAGGAGTCAGAGGGGGATGGGGACTGTGGCCTTACTGGACCTCCTGCACCGGTGGGCTCCTATGGCACTTCCCCTGAGGGTATCGGCGGCTACATCCATTCCCACCGGCCCTTGGGCCCTGGAGAGTTTGAATCCTTCATCGATGTCTACGCCATCCGGAGTGCTGAGG GGGCCCCTCAGAAGGAGGTATATTTCATGGGCCTCATTGACATCCTGACACAGTATGATGCCAAGAAGAAAGCAGCTCACGCAGCCAAAACTGTCAAGCATGGG GCGGGGGCAGAGATCTCTACTGTCCACCCTGAGCAGTATGCTAAGCGATTCCTGGATTTTATTACCAACATCTTTGCCTAG
- the PIP4K2C gene encoding phosphatidylinositol 5-phosphate 4-kinase type-2 gamma isoform X1, whose protein sequence is MASSSVPPAAVPAATAAPGAGFGFASKTKKKHFVQQKVKVFRAADPLVGVFLWGVAHSINELSQVPPPVMLLPDDFKASSKIKVNNHLFHRENLPSHFKFKEYCPQVFRNLRDRFGIDDQDYLVSLTRSPPTESEGSDGRFLISYDRTLVIKEVSSEDIADMHSNLSNYHQYIVKCHGNTLLPQFLGMYRVSVDNEDSYMLVMRNMFSHRLPVHRKYDLKGSLVSREASDKEKVKELPTLKDMDFLNKNQKVYIGEEEKKIFLEKLKRDVEFLVQLKIMDYSLLLGIHDITRGSEPEEDGPVREEESEGDGDCGLTGPPAPVGSYGTSPEGIGGYIHSHRPLGPGEFESFIDVYAIRSAEGAPQKEVYFMGLIDILTQYDAKKKAAHAAKTVKHGAGAEISTVHPEQYAKRFLDFITNIFA, encoded by the exons ATGGCGTCCTCCTCGGTCCCGCCGGCCGCTGTCCCGGCGGCGACAGCGGCCCCCGGCGCGGGTTTCGGCTTCGCCTCCAAAACCAAGAAGAAGCATTTCGTGCAGCAGAAGGTGAAGGTGTTCCGGGCGGCCGATCCGCTGGTGGGCGTGTTCCTGTGGGGCGTAGCCCACTCG ATCAATGAGCTCAGCCAGGTGCCTCCCCCGGTGATGCTGCTGCCAGATGACTTTAAGGCTAGCTCCAAGATCAAGGTCAACAATCACCTTTTCCACAG GGAAAATCTGCCCAGTCATTTCAAGTTCAAGGAATATTGTCCCCAAGTCTTCAGGAACCTGCGTGATCGATTTGGTATTGATGACCAGGATTACTTG GTATCTCTTACCCGAAGTCCCCCAACTGAAAGTGAAGGCAGTGATGGTCGCTTCCTTATCTCCTATGATCGGACTCTGGTCATCAAAGAAGTATCCAGTGAGGACATTGCTGACATGCATAGCAACCTGTCCAACTACCACCAG TATATTGTGAAGTGTCATGGCAACACATTGCTGCCCCAGTTCCTGGGGATGTACCGGGTTAGCGTGGACAATGAAGACAGCTACATGCTCGTGATGCGCAACATGTTTAGCCACCGTCTTCCTGTGCACAGGAAGTATGACCTCAAG GGCTCCCTAGTGTCCCGGGAAGCCAGCGATAAGGAGAAG GTTAAGGAACTGCCCACCCTTAAGGATATGGACTTTCTCAACAAGAACCAGAAAGTTTATATTGGTGAAGAGGAGAAGAAAATCTTTCTAGAGAAGCTAAAGAGAGATGTGGAG TTCCTAGTGCAGCTGAAGatcatggactacagcctcctTCTGGGCATCCACGACATCACACGGGGCTCTGAGCCGGAGGAGGACGGGCCGGTGCGGGAGGAGGAGTCAGAGGGGGATGGGGACTGTGGCCTTACTGGACCTCCTGCACCGGTGGGCTCCTATGGCACTTCCCCTGAGGGTATCGGCGGCTACATCCATTCCCACCGGCCCTTGGGCCCTGGAGAGTTTGAATCCTTCATCGATGTCTACGCCATCCGGAGTGCTGAGG GGGCCCCTCAGAAGGAGGTATATTTCATGGGCCTCATTGACATCCTGACACAGTATGATGCCAAGAAGAAAGCAGCTCACGCAGCCAAAACTGTCAAGCATGGG GCGGGGGCAGAGATCTCTACTGTCCACCCTGAGCAGTATGCTAAGCGATTCCTGGATTTTATTACCAACATCTTTGCCTAG
- the PIP4K2C gene encoding phosphatidylinositol 5-phosphate 4-kinase type-2 gamma isoform X2 has protein sequence MASSSVPPAAVPAATAAPGAGFGFASKTKKKHFVQQKVKVFRAADPLVGVFLWGVAHSINELSQVPPPVMLLPDDFKASSKIKEYCPQVFRNLRDRFGIDDQDYLVSLTRSPPTESEGSDGRFLISYDRTLVIKEVSSEDIADMHSNLSNYHQYIVKCHGNTLLPQFLGMYRVSVDNEDSYMLVMRNMFSHRLPVHRKYDLKGSLVSREASDKEKVKELPTLKDMDFLNKNQKVYIGEEEKKIFLEKLKRDVEFLVQLKIMDYSLLLGIHDITRGSEPEEDGPVREEESEGDGDCGLTGPPAPVGSYGTSPEGIGGYIHSHRPLGPGEFESFIDVYAIRSAEGAPQKEVYFMGLIDILTQYDAKKKAAHAAKTVKHGAGAEISTVHPEQYAKRFLDFITNIFA, from the exons ATGGCGTCCTCCTCGGTCCCGCCGGCCGCTGTCCCGGCGGCGACAGCGGCCCCCGGCGCGGGTTTCGGCTTCGCCTCCAAAACCAAGAAGAAGCATTTCGTGCAGCAGAAGGTGAAGGTGTTCCGGGCGGCCGATCCGCTGGTGGGCGTGTTCCTGTGGGGCGTAGCCCACTCG ATCAATGAGCTCAGCCAGGTGCCTCCCCCGGTGATGCTGCTGCCAGATGACTTTAAGGCTAGCTCCAAGATCAAG GAATATTGTCCCCAAGTCTTCAGGAACCTGCGTGATCGATTTGGTATTGATGACCAGGATTACTTG GTATCTCTTACCCGAAGTCCCCCAACTGAAAGTGAAGGCAGTGATGGTCGCTTCCTTATCTCCTATGATCGGACTCTGGTCATCAAAGAAGTATCCAGTGAGGACATTGCTGACATGCATAGCAACCTGTCCAACTACCACCAG TATATTGTGAAGTGTCATGGCAACACATTGCTGCCCCAGTTCCTGGGGATGTACCGGGTTAGCGTGGACAATGAAGACAGCTACATGCTCGTGATGCGCAACATGTTTAGCCACCGTCTTCCTGTGCACAGGAAGTATGACCTCAAG GGCTCCCTAGTGTCCCGGGAAGCCAGCGATAAGGAGAAG GTTAAGGAACTGCCCACCCTTAAGGATATGGACTTTCTCAACAAGAACCAGAAAGTTTATATTGGTGAAGAGGAGAAGAAAATCTTTCTAGAGAAGCTAAAGAGAGATGTGGAG TTCCTAGTGCAGCTGAAGatcatggactacagcctcctTCTGGGCATCCACGACATCACACGGGGCTCTGAGCCGGAGGAGGACGGGCCGGTGCGGGAGGAGGAGTCAGAGGGGGATGGGGACTGTGGCCTTACTGGACCTCCTGCACCGGTGGGCTCCTATGGCACTTCCCCTGAGGGTATCGGCGGCTACATCCATTCCCACCGGCCCTTGGGCCCTGGAGAGTTTGAATCCTTCATCGATGTCTACGCCATCCGGAGTGCTGAGG GGGCCCCTCAGAAGGAGGTATATTTCATGGGCCTCATTGACATCCTGACACAGTATGATGCCAAGAAGAAAGCAGCTCACGCAGCCAAAACTGTCAAGCATGGG GCGGGGGCAGAGATCTCTACTGTCCACCCTGAGCAGTATGCTAAGCGATTCCTGGATTTTATTACCAACATCTTTGCCTAG